A single Bosea sp. PAMC 26642 DNA region contains:
- a CDS encoding TIGR00645 family protein, with translation MNQDENTAGIAPEHAPGPAERTLESVLSASRWLLAPFYLLLVVALGGLLVKALQEAWHFISHVFTATESEVILGVLALIDLTFTGSLIVIVIFSGYENFVSKIDPSAHRNWPEWMSRIDFSGLKLKLISSIVAISAIQVLKAFMNVKGTSDRDLMWLVVIHVVFVGSGLLMAWTDRISGESGKGH, from the coding sequence ATGAACCAGGACGAGAATACGGCCGGGATTGCGCCCGAGCATGCGCCCGGGCCGGCCGAGCGAACCCTGGAAAGCGTCCTTTCCGCCAGCCGCTGGCTACTCGCGCCGTTCTACCTGCTGCTGGTCGTCGCGCTTGGCGGGCTCCTGGTCAAGGCGCTGCAGGAGGCCTGGCACTTCATCAGCCACGTGTTCACCGCGACGGAATCGGAGGTCATCCTCGGCGTGCTCGCCCTGATCGACCTGACCTTCACCGGCTCTCTGATCGTGATCGTAATCTTTTCGGGCTACGAAAACTTCGTCTCGAAGATCGACCCGAGCGCGCATCGCAACTGGCCGGAATGGATGTCCCGGATCGACTTTTCCGGGCTCAAGCTGAAACTGATCTCGTCAATCGTCGCCATCTCGGCGATCCAGGTGCTGAAGGCGTTCATGAACGTGAAGGGTACCAGCGACCGCGACCTTATGTGGCTGGTCGTCATCCATGTCGTCTTCGTCGGCTCGGGACTGCTGATGGCCTGGACCGACCGCATCTCCGGAGAGAGCGGAAAAGGGCACTAA
- a CDS encoding HlyD family secretion protein, producing the protein MIKRNSAELHSGNRSELDPLQQIGQKRGLGPVSVEVQDTLDVRSLQRRLEERVAPGEPQPEGDDVAPAQRRQAPRGPTIRRIGKFLLGASVLAVFGLIPLRTLLQTSSVEAVINARVMTLRAPIAGEIVALPVDLAASEAVPAGKILLSVVNPRADRTRLDDLRRSFGQMKNQHKAVEAKLAAARLSEADLDRQAEKFRLGRIEQLASRIAETESLIAVAGARREEAVAARERSETLARSGNVTAAEFARLTREVTAMTETETATRHRLAAIAVELAAARAGIFIGDSYNDRPSSVQRGDEMRQRIVDLGADLASLEAELQRLGPELEAEQTRHQAFADVAMTLPVAGRIWETMVSPGEQVRVGQDLVRLIDCSTAIVTANVTESVYNRLSVGSTARFIPADGGKELQGRVVNLTGLAGAPANLAIEPAALSKESYRVTVSVRELGSQSCGVGRTGRVVFGEHGLAP; encoded by the coding sequence ATGATCAAACGCAATTCAGCAGAGCTGCACTCTGGAAACAGGTCCGAGCTGGATCCTTTGCAGCAGATTGGTCAAAAGCGCGGGCTCGGCCCGGTGTCCGTCGAGGTGCAGGACACGCTCGATGTTCGTAGCCTTCAGCGCAGGCTCGAAGAGCGCGTCGCTCCGGGCGAGCCACAGCCCGAGGGGGATGACGTGGCGCCGGCTCAACGCAGGCAGGCGCCGCGGGGACCAACAATCCGGCGCATCGGCAAGTTCCTCTTGGGGGCGAGTGTGCTAGCGGTGTTCGGGCTGATCCCGTTGCGAACGCTTCTGCAGACGTCCAGCGTGGAGGCGGTCATCAATGCGCGAGTCATGACCTTGCGCGCGCCGATCGCGGGAGAAATCGTCGCCTTGCCGGTGGATCTGGCCGCTTCGGAAGCGGTCCCGGCGGGTAAGATATTGCTAAGCGTCGTCAATCCGCGCGCGGATCGCACCCGCCTCGACGATTTGCGTCGCTCGTTCGGCCAGATGAAGAACCAGCATAAAGCCGTCGAAGCCAAGCTCGCGGCAGCGCGCCTGTCGGAAGCCGATCTTGACCGGCAAGCCGAAAAGTTTCGCCTCGGGCGGATCGAGCAACTCGCGTCTCGCATCGCGGAAACAGAGAGCCTGATCGCGGTTGCCGGTGCTCGACGCGAGGAGGCCGTCGCCGCGCGCGAGCGCTCCGAAACCCTGGCACGTTCCGGCAATGTGACCGCCGCGGAATTCGCGCGTCTGACGCGCGAGGTCACGGCCATGACGGAGACGGAAACCGCCACGCGCCATCGGCTCGCGGCCATTGCCGTCGAGCTTGCGGCGGCGCGCGCCGGGATATTCATTGGCGACAGCTACAATGACCGGCCAAGTTCCGTTCAGCGCGGCGACGAGATGCGCCAGCGTATCGTTGATCTCGGAGCGGACCTTGCCAGCCTCGAAGCCGAGTTGCAGCGCTTGGGCCCGGAGCTGGAAGCCGAGCAGACGCGCCATCAGGCGTTCGCCGACGTCGCCATGACGCTTCCGGTCGCAGGTCGCATCTGGGAGACGATGGTCTCCCCGGGCGAGCAGGTTCGTGTCGGCCAGGATCTCGTCAGGTTGATCGATTGCTCCACGGCGATCGTGACGGCGAACGTGACGGAATCCGTCTACAATCGACTTTCGGTCGGCAGCACAGCGCGTTTCATTCCGGCCGACGGCGGCAAGGAACTCCAGGGCAGGGTCGTCAATCTGACCGGGTTGGCCGGAGCGCCAGCCAATCTCGCGATCGAGCCGGCCGCGCTCAGCAAAGAGTCTTATCGCGTTACAGTTTCGGTGCGGGAACTGGGCTCCCAGTCCTGCGGGGTCGGGCGCACGGGCCGCGTCGTGTTCGGCGAACACGGGCTTGCGCCGTGA
- a CDS encoding YifB family Mg chelatase-like AAA ATPase, with the protein MVVRVATVAFEGIEARAVDVQVQVTPGGVNFILVGLPDKAVGESKERVRAALIASGLALPAKRITVNLAPADLPKEGSHYDLPIALGVMAAIGAIPADALAGYTVLGELALDGSITAVAGVLPAAIAAYGRGQGLICPAASGPEAAWAAADIDILAPRSLIQLANHFKGTQVMARPEPAVARQSGPLPDLSDIKGQESAKRVLEIAAAGGHNLLMDGPPGAGKSMLASRLPSILPPLTPRELLEVSMVLSVAGHLADGALTDRRPFRAPHHSASMAALVGGGLQAKPGEVSLAHHGVLFLDELPEFQAQALDALRQPMETGDVLISRANHRAVYPARFQLVAAMNPCRCGRATEPGFACRRQPNERCMAQYQTRISGPMLDRIDITIDVPAVTASDLILPAPSEGSAEIAARVAVARAIQTARFEALGLGHVTTNAACPANVLDEIARPDKAGLALLRDAADAMRLTARAYHRVLKVARTLADLDGEETVGRIHLAEALSYRSRVDQVAQAA; encoded by the coding sequence ATGGTGGTGCGGGTCGCGACGGTAGCGTTCGAGGGCATCGAGGCGCGCGCCGTCGATGTGCAGGTGCAGGTGACGCCGGGCGGCGTGAATTTCATCCTCGTCGGCCTGCCCGACAAGGCGGTTGGCGAGAGCAAGGAGCGGGTGCGCGCCGCGCTGATCGCCTCGGGGCTGGCACTGCCTGCCAAGCGCATTACCGTCAATCTCGCGCCGGCCGATCTGCCGAAGGAAGGCAGCCACTACGACCTGCCGATCGCGCTCGGCGTGATGGCGGCGATCGGGGCGATACCGGCCGATGCACTAGCGGGCTACACGGTGCTGGGGGAGCTTGCGCTCGACGGCTCGATCACGGCGGTGGCGGGCGTCTTGCCGGCGGCGATTGCCGCCTATGGCCGGGGCCAAGGCCTGATCTGCCCGGCGGCGTCCGGTCCGGAAGCGGCCTGGGCCGCGGCCGATATCGATATTCTGGCGCCCCGCTCGCTGATCCAGCTCGCCAACCATTTCAAGGGTACGCAGGTAATGGCGCGACCGGAGCCTGCGGTGGCGCGGCAATCGGGTCCGTTGCCCGATCTCTCCGACATCAAGGGCCAGGAGAGCGCCAAGCGTGTGCTGGAGATCGCCGCGGCCGGTGGGCACAACCTGTTGATGGATGGTCCACCTGGCGCCGGCAAGTCGATGCTGGCGAGCCGGCTGCCTTCGATCCTGCCGCCGCTGACCCCGCGCGAACTGCTCGAGGTCTCGATGGTGCTGTCGGTGGCGGGCCATCTCGCCGACGGGGCGCTGACCGACCGGCGGCCTTTTCGTGCCCCGCATCACTCGGCTTCGATGGCGGCGCTGGTCGGCGGTGGGCTGCAGGCTAAGCCCGGCGAGGTCTCGCTCGCCCATCACGGCGTGCTCTTCCTCGACGAACTGCCGGAGTTCCAGGCGCAGGCGCTCGACGCGCTGCGCCAGCCGATGGAGACCGGCGATGTGTTGATCTCGCGCGCCAACCACCGTGCCGTCTATCCGGCCCGCTTCCAGCTCGTGGCGGCGATGAATCCGTGCCGTTGCGGGCGCGCCACCGAGCCCGGCTTCGCCTGCCGCCGCCAGCCGAACGAGCGCTGCATGGCGCAGTACCAGACACGCATCTCCGGCCCGATGCTCGACCGCATCGACATCACCATCGACGTGCCCGCCGTCACGGCGTCCGACCTGATCCTGCCGGCGCCGAGCGAGGGCTCGGCCGAGATCGCGGCCCGTGTCGCCGTGGCACGCGCCATCCAGACTGCGCGCTTCGAGGCGCTGGGGCTCGGCCACGTCACGACCAACGCCGCCTGCCCGGCCAATGTGCTCGACGAGATCGCGAGGCCCGACAAGGCGGGGCTTGCCCTGCTACGCGATGCCGCCGACGCGATGCGTCTGACGGCGCGGGCCTATCACCGCGTGCTCAAGGTCGCGCGGACGCTGGCCGATCTTGACGGAGAGGAAACCGTCGGACGCATTCATCTGGCGGAGGCGCTGTCCTACCGCTCGCGGGTCGATCAGGTGGCGCAGGCGGCTTGA
- the msrA gene encoding peptide-methionine (S)-S-oxide reductase MsrA: MFFLRKKTALPQPGEALPGRTQPIATAERHFLNKRPLQGPYPEGLQKAVFGIGCFWGAERKFWQLEDGIWITAVGYTCGFTPNPTYEEVCSGQTGHNEVVLVVYDPAVVSYETLLKTFWESHDPTQGMRQGNDVGTQYRSGLYVFDDAQRAAAERSKADYEQALSERGYGAITTEILDAPPFYFAEDYHQQYLAKNPAGYCGLGGTGVACQIGVGVAA; the protein is encoded by the coding sequence ATGTTCTTCCTGCGCAAGAAGACCGCCCTGCCACAGCCAGGCGAGGCGTTGCCCGGACGCACTCAGCCGATTGCCACCGCCGAACGGCATTTCCTGAACAAACGCCCATTGCAGGGGCCCTATCCGGAGGGTCTGCAAAAGGCCGTGTTCGGCATCGGCTGTTTCTGGGGCGCCGAACGCAAGTTCTGGCAGCTGGAGGACGGCATCTGGATCACTGCGGTGGGCTATACTTGCGGTTTCACGCCAAATCCGACCTATGAGGAGGTCTGCTCGGGACAGACGGGCCATAACGAGGTGGTGCTGGTGGTCTACGATCCGGCCGTGGTCTCCTATGAGACGCTGTTGAAGACCTTCTGGGAAAGTCACGATCCGACACAGGGTATGCGTCAGGGCAACGATGTCGGGACGCAATATCGCTCCGGCCTCTATGTCTTCGACGACGCCCAGCGCGCCGCGGCAGAACGCTCGAAGGCGGACTACGAGCAAGCGCTTTCCGAGCGCGGCTATGGGGCGATCACGACCGAAATCCTCGACGCGCCGCCGTTTTATTTCGCCGAGGACTACCACCAGCAGTATCTGGCCAAGAACCCGGCCGGCTATTGCGGCCTAGGCGGCACGGGCGTCGCCTGCCAGATCGGCGTCGGCGTCGCCGCCTGA